One Rhinolophus sinicus isolate RSC01 linkage group LG06, ASM3656204v1, whole genome shotgun sequence DNA window includes the following coding sequences:
- the SLC2A5 gene encoding solute carrier family 2, facilitated glucose transporter member 5, with amino-acid sequence MDPQAATKKEGKLTLVLALATLIAAFGSSFQYGYNVAAINSPSELMREFYNETYYDRTSDYLSDFSLTLLWSVSVSMFPFGGLIGSLMVGILVNKLGRKGTLLLNNVFSIVPAILMGSSAVAKSFEMIILSRLLVGICAGLSSNVVPMYLGELAPKNLRGALGVVPQLFITVGILVAQIFGLRSLLATEGGWPILLGVTGIPAALQLLLLPFFPESPRYLLVQKKDPAAAKNALRRLRGWDDVDAEIEEIQQEDEAERAAGFISVVKLFRMRALRWQVISVIVLMAGQQLSGVNAIYYYADQIYLSAGVNTNDVQYVTAGTGTVNVVITFVAVFVVELLGRRVLLLLGFSVCFTACCVLTAALALQDTISWMPYLSITCVVAYVIGHALGPSPIPALLITEVFLQSSRSSAFMVGGSVHWLSNFTVGLIFPFIQVGLGAYSFIIFAIICLLTTIYTFLVVPETKAKTFMEINQIFAKMNKVSEVHPDKEELQDFPPPTLEQ; translated from the exons AAGCTGACACTTGTGCTCGCCCTGGCAACGCTGATAGCTGCCTTTGGGTCCTCCTTCCAGTACGGATACAATGTGGCTGCTATTAACTCCCCTTCTGAG CTCATGAGAGAATTTTATAATGAGACCTACTATGATAGAACCTCTGATTACCTGAGCGACTTTTCCTTGACGTTGCTGTGGTCTGTTTCTGTGTCCATGTTCCCTTTCGGAGGCTTGATAGGATCCCTCATGGTTGGCATCTTGGTGAATAAACTTGGCAG AAAAGGGACTTTGCTGTTGAACAACGTCTTTTCCATCGTGCCCGCAATCTTGATGGGATCCAGTGCAGTTGCCAAGTCGTTTGAGATGATAATTTTGTCCAGACTTTTGGTGGGAATATGTGCAG GTCTGTCTTCCAATGTTGTCCCTATGTACTTAGGGGAACTGGCCCCTAAGAACCTGAGGGGTGCTTTGGGGGTGGTGCCCCAACTCTTCATCACCGTTGGCATCCTTGTGGCCCAGATCTTTGGTCTCCGGAGTCTCCTAGCAACCGAGGGAG GCTGGCCGATCCTCCTCGGGGTGACCGGGATCCCGGCAGCACTGCAGCTCCTGCTACTGCCCTTCTTCCCCGAAAGCCCCAGGTACCTGCTAGTTCAGAAGAAAGACCCAGCAGCTGCCAAGAACG CGCTGAGGAGGCTGCGCGGCTGGGATGATGTGGACGCTGAGATAGAGGAGATCCAGCAGGAGGACGAGGCTGAGAGGGCGGCGGGCTTCATCTCCGTGGTGAAGCTGTTCCGGATGAGGGCCCTGCGGTGGCAGGTCATTTCTGTCATCGTCCTTATGGCCGGCCAGCAGCTGTCAGGAGTGAATGCG ATCTACTACTACGCAGACCAGATCTACCTGAGTGCCGGTGTCAATACCAACGACGTCCAGTACGTGACGGCGGGCACGGGGACTGTCAATGTGGTGATAACCTTCGTGGCT GTGTTCGTGGTCGAGCTCTTGGGGCGGAGAGTCCTGCTCCTCCTCGGCTTCTCCGTCTGCTTCACCGCCTGCTGCGTGCTGACAGCCGCGCTGGCTCTGCAG GACACAATATCCTGGATGCCCTACCTCAGCATCACCTGTGTCGTCGCTTATGTCATAGGACATGCCCTTGGGCCCA GTCCCATCCCTGCGCTGCTTATCACTGAGGTCTTCTTGCAGTCCTCTCGTTCGTCCGCCTTCATGGTGGGGGGCAGCGTCCACTGGCTCTCCAACTTCACTGTGGGCTTGATCTTCCCCTTCATTCAA GTCGGCCTTGGAGCTTACAGCTTCATCATTTTTGCCATCATATGTCTTCTCACCACCATCTATACCTTCCTGGTTGTCCCTGAGACCAAGGCCAAGACATTCATGGAGATCAATCAGATTTTTGCCAAGATGAATAAGGTGTCAGAGGTACACCCAGACAAGGAGGAACTACAGGACTTTCCACCCCCCACTCTGGAGCAGTAA